The Deltaproteobacteria bacterium genomic interval GCATGGCCGCGCTTGGCATGGCGGCGACGATCCGCGGCCGCGGCGTGGAGCAGCCGGGGGTGAGCAGGAAGTCGGTGTGGGTCCTGCGGGGCCTCGTTGTCGCGGGCATCGTGGCATGCGTCTCGCTGCAATCCGTCACCCGGTCGGCCACCTGGGGCCTCGTGGCCACCGGGTTGATCGCGGCGGCCACCGCGCTCGCGTCTCGCCCGCTCGTGCAGCTCGTGAGCGGGCCACTCCTCCCCGGGCTCCGCTGGGTCGGAGGGCCGAGCGCGCGGTTCGCCGCCGCAGCCCTCGTCCACAACCCGCGCCGGATGGCACTCACCGCCGGGACGCTCGGCGTCGGTCTGGGAACCGTGCTGTTCCTCTGGATGCTGGCGCGCAGCTTCGAGCAGTCGGTAATCGACGGGCTCGGCGGTGCCATGCGCGCCGACCTGGCCGTCACCTCCTCCAACATCGAAGCGGGCTTCATGGAGGCACCCATCGACGACACGCTGGCGGCGGAGGTCCGTGCGATCCCGGGGGTCAAGGCGGTGGCCGGGGAGCGCGTGACCGACTGGCATCACGGCGGCGGCCCGATCGCCATCGACGCGTTCGACCCGGGGTACTTCACCGACCCCGCCTTCGGGCAGCTGCCGCTGCTCGGCCGGCACGCGCCCGACGTGTGGGACGCGATGGCGCGGGGCGAGGCGGTGATCGTCTCGAGCAACTTCGCGCTGCACCTGGGGGTCGACGTGGGCGACACCATCACGCTCGAGACCCCGAGCGGCCCGCTGCCGCTCCGCGTGGCGGGCACCACCATGGTGTTCATCTCGCCGCGTGGGACGATCGAGATGGGCCGGACGCTCTACGAGCGCTTCTGGCACGACCGCCAGATCAACCATCTCTTCGTGCAGGCCGCCCCCGGGGCCGACGTTACCGCCCTGCGCGCGACGATCGCGCAGCGGCTGGGCAGGGCGTACCGCCTCCGCATCCTCTCGTCCCGCGAGCTCATCGATTTCTTCGCGGGCCAGGTGCGGCGCGCCTTCGCCGGGCTGCATATCCTGGCTGGGATGGTGCTGGTGGTCGTGCTCGTGGGGATGGCGGACACGCTCGCCGCCGGCGTGGCGGAGCGCACGCGGGAGCTGGGAATAATCCGCGCGCTCGGCGTGCGACGCCGGTACCTGCGGCGGATGGTCCTGCTCGAGGGCATGCTGCTGGGTGCCCTCGGTCTCGGGCTGGCGCTGGCCGCGGGACTCGCCCTGGGGACGCTCTGGGTCGCCGCGACGTTCCCCTACCTGCTCGGCTGGACGCTGGAGCGCCACATTCCGTACTGGCAGGCGGCACTGGTCGCGATGATCACCGCGGTCGTCTGCCTGGCGGCCGCCCTCGTGCCGGCGCACCGAGCGGCGCGGCTCGACCCCGCGATGGCGCTCCGATACGAGTAGGCGGTGGAGCATGGCAGCGCGGTCGTCCTGGAGCGGGTGAGCAAGTGCTACGGCAGCGGACCCCAGACTGCGTGTGCGCTGACCGACATCAGCCTGGAGGT includes:
- a CDS encoding ABC transporter permease encodes the protein MSRVVTLRTPAYSFRIPLRFLRGSYTRLALTVIALASGVALVCAIDLVNRAVLRGFVEVIDTMAGRAALQVRAGEGGLFPESVAATVSAVPGVELAVPLVSASAFTAEDSGELLTIHGVDITNDRAVRVYDARDQGGLVLDDPLVFLSQPDSIVLTRAFAERRGLAVDDQLSLVTPTGQRRFTIRALLEPQGVARVYGGNLAVMDLYAAEKAFTRPEYINRVDVVVERGDEVARVADAIAAVLPAGLRVEAPFQRKADLHKVMHSLQLFLQGVGSLGVVAGFLIAFNRLATLFELRAWQLGVMRAVGVREGAVRRELMKESLLLGAVGVAIGIPLGIGLARPLLPVIAATMAVAYKQVAPDAEVMVSASSLALAAALGLGAALLAAALPARRMAALGMAATIRGRGVEQPGVSRKSVWVLRGLVVAGIVACVSLQSVTRSATWGLVATGLIAAATALASRPLVQLVSGPLLPGLRWVGGPSARFAAAALVHNPRRMALTAGTLGVGLGTVLFLWMLARSFEQSVIDGLGGAMRADLAVTSSNIEAGFMEAPIDDTLAAEVRAIPGVKAVAGERVTDWHHGGGPIAIDAFDPGYFTDPAFGQLPLLGRHAPDVWDAMARGEAVIVSSNFALHLGVDVGDTITLETPSGPLPLRVAGTTMVFISPRGTIEMGRTLYERFWHDRQINHLFVQAAPGADVTALRATIAQRLGRAYRLRILSSRELIDFFAGQVRRAFAGLHILAGMVLVVVLVGMADTLAAGVAERTRELGIIRALGVRRRYLRRMVLLEGMLLGALGLGLALAAGLALGTLWVAATFPYLLGWTLERHIPYWQAALVAMITAVVCLAAALVPAHRAARLDPAMALRYE